In Morococcus cerebrosus, a single genomic region encodes these proteins:
- the folP gene encoding dihydropteroate synthase has protein sequence MTTRIWQAGRFEIGLDKPKIMGIVNLTPDSFSDGGVYSQNAQTALAHAERLLKEGADILDIGGESTRPGADYVSPEEEWARIEPVLAEVAGWGVPVSLDTRRTVIMEKALALGGVDIINDIAALTDEGAVELLARQADTGICLMHMQGLPENMQINPKYQDVVGEVARYLKERAAECIAAGIAPQRIALDPGFGFGKNLQHNIALMQHLPELMAETGFPLLIGVSRKRMIGELTGEADAAARVHGSVAAALASVARGAQIVRVHDVKATADALKVWDALGPAGVR, from the coding sequence ATGACCACGCGCATCTGGCAGGCAGGCAGGTTTGAAATCGGTTTGGACAAGCCGAAAATCATGGGTATCGTCAACCTGACACCCGATTCTTTTTCCGACGGCGGCGTATATTCGCAAAACGCCCAAACAGCCTTGGCGCACGCCGAACGGCTTTTGAAAGAGGGCGCGGACATTCTCGACATCGGCGGCGAATCGACGCGGCCGGGTGCGGATTATGTTTCGCCTGAAGAAGAATGGGCGAGGATTGAGCCTGTATTGGCGGAAGTGGCGGGGTGGGGCGTTCCTGTCAGTTTGGACACGCGCCGCACGGTGATTATGGAAAAAGCGTTGGCGCTCGGCGGCGTCGATATTATTAATGATATAGCGGCGTTGACCGACGAGGGCGCGGTCGAATTGCTGGCGCGTCAGGCGGACACGGGCATTTGCCTGATGCACATGCAGGGTTTGCCCGAAAACATGCAGATTAATCCGAAATATCAAGATGTTGTCGGCGAAGTGGCGCGGTATTTGAAAGAGAGGGCGGCGGAATGTATCGCGGCAGGCATCGCTCCGCAACGCATCGCGCTCGATCCGGGCTTCGGTTTCGGTAAAAACCTGCAACACAATATCGCGCTGATGCAGCACTTGCCCGAATTGATGGCGGAAACGGGTTTCCCGCTGCTGATCGGTGTGTCGCGCAAACGCATGATAGGCGAGCTGACCGGCGAGGCGGACGCAGCGGCGCGCGTACACGGCAGCGTGGCGGCGGCGCTGGCTTCTGTGGCGCGCGGTGCACAAATCGTGCGCGTGCATGATGTGAAGGCGACGGCGGATGCGTTGAAGGTGTGGGACGCCTTAGGGCCTGCCGGCGTCCGATAG
- the priB gene encoding primosomal replication protein N has product MDNLTKLTALIYKIESLRYTPAGIPVLDIMLKHESWQEENGQKCLVSFEIPARILGKQAEEWQYRQDTMVEAEGFLAQRSKRFPRPILRIQNIKEYKG; this is encoded by the coding sequence TTGGATAATCTTACAAAGCTTACCGCCTTGATTTACAAGATTGAATCCTTGAGATACACGCCGGCAGGAATCCCTGTTTTGGATATTATGTTAAAGCATGAATCTTGGCAGGAAGAAAACGGGCAAAAATGCCTGGTCAGTTTTGAAATTCCCGCGCGTATTTTAGGTAAGCAGGCTGAAGAATGGCAGTATCGGCAAGATACGATGGTTGAAGCAGAAGGCTTTCTCGCACAGCGAAGCAAACGCTTCCCAAGGCCGATACTCCGCATACAGAACATTAAAGAAT
- the rpsF gene encoding 30S ribosomal protein S6: MRHYEIVFIVHPDQSEQVPAMVERYKTMIAEAGGKIHRLEDWGRRQLAYPINKIHKAHYVLMNIETTPEVVEELETAFRFNDAVLRHLTIKTKHAVTEASPMLGGEKAKNLLNGAAEEVAAAE, encoded by the coding sequence ATGCGTCATTATGAGATCGTGTTTATCGTTCATCCTGATCAAAGCGAGCAAGTGCCTGCTATGGTTGAACGTTACAAAACCATGATTGCCGAAGCCGGCGGCAAAATCCACCGCTTGGAAGACTGGGGCCGCCGTCAACTGGCTTACCCGATTAACAAAATCCACAAAGCACACTATGTTTTGATGAACATCGAAACTACTCCTGAAGTAGTTGAAGAGCTGGAAACCGCTTTCCGCTTTAACGATGCCGTACTGCGCCATCTGACCATCAAAACAAAACATGCTGTAACCGAAGCCTCTCCTATGCTGGGCGGCGAAAAAGCAAAAAACTTGCTGAACGGTGCGGCTGAAGAAGTTGCAGCAGCCGAATAA
- a CDS encoding IS30 family transposase: protein MSYTQLTQDERYHIQYLSRHCTIAEIAKQLNRHKSTISREIKRHCIQGQQYSAEKAQKQSRLTKQHRRKPYKLDSQLVQHIDTLIRRKLSPEQVCAYLHKHHGITLHHSTIYRYLRQDKSNGGTLWQHLRICSKPYRKRYGSTWTRGKVPDRVGIENRPAIVDRKTRIGDWEADTIVGKNQKSALLTLVERTTRYTIICKLKNLKAEDTARAAIRVLKAYKARVHTITMDNGKEFYQHTKIAKALKAKTYFCRPYHSWEKGLNENTNGLIRQYFPKQTDFRNISDREIRRVQDELNHRPRKTLGYETPSVLFLNLFQPLVP from the coding sequence ATGAGCTACACACAACTGACCCAAGACGAACGATACCATATCCAATACCTGTCCCGCCACTGCACCATCGCCGAAATCGCCAAACAGCTCAACCGCCACAAAAGCACCATCAGCCGAGAAATCAAGCGGCACTGCATCCAAGGACAGCAATACAGCGCCGAAAAAGCACAGAAGCAAAGCCGGCTGACCAAACAGCACCGGCGAAAACCCTATAAGCTCGATTCGCAGCTGGTTCAACACATCGACACCCTTATCCGCCGCAAACTCAGTCCCGAACAAGTATGTGCCTACCTGCATAAACACCACGGGATCACACTCCATCACAGCACTATTTACCGCTACCTCCGCCAAGACAAAAGCAACGGCGGCACTTTGTGGCAACACCTCAGAATATGCAGCAAACCCTACCGCAAACGCTACGGCAGCACATGGACCAGAGGCAAAGTGCCCGACCGCGTCGGCATAGAGAACCGACCTGCTATCGTCGACCGGAAAACCCGCATCGGCGATTGGGAGGCCGACACCATCGTCGGCAAAAATCAGAAAAGCGCGTTATTGACCTTGGTCGAACGCACTACCCGCTACACCATCATCTGCAAATTAAAGAACTTAAAAGCCGAAGACACTGCCCGGGCGGCCATTAGGGTATTAAAGGCATATAAAGCCAGAGTCCACACCATCACCATGGATAACGGCAAAGAGTTCTACCAACACACCAAAATAGCCAAAGCATTGAAGGCGAAAACCTATTTTTGCCGCCCTTACCATTCTTGGGAGAAAGGGCTGAATGAGAACACCAATGGACTCATCCGGCAATATTTCCCCAAACAAACCGATTTCCGAAACATCAGCGATCGGGAGATACGCAGGGTTCAAGATGAGTTGAACCACCGGCCGAGAAAAACACTTGGCTACGAAACGCCAAGTGTTTTATTCTTAAATCTGTTCCAACCACTGGTACCCTAG
- a CDS encoding IS5 family transposase, with protein sequence MSTFFQQTAQAMIAKHIDRFPLLKLDQVIDWQPIEQYLNRQRTRYLRDHRGRPAYPLLSMFKAVLLGQWHSLSDPELEHSLITRIDFNLFCRFDELSIPDYSTLCRYRNWLAQDDTLSELLELINCQLAEKNLKVEKASAAVIDATIIQTAGSKQRQAIEVDEEGQVSGQTTPSKDKDARWTKKNGLYKLGYKQHTRTDEEGYIEKLHITPANTHECNHLSPLLEGIAEGTTVYADKGYDSKENRQHLKEHQLLDGIMRKACRNRPLTEAQTKRNRYLSKTRYVVEQSFGTLHRKFRYARAAYFGLLKVSAQSHLKAMCLNLLKAANRLSVPVAA encoded by the coding sequence ATGAGCACCTTCTTCCAGCAAACCGCACAAGCCATGATTGCCAAACACATCGACCGCTTCCCATTATTGAAGTTGGATCAGGTGATTGATTGGCAACCGATCGAACAATACCTGAACCGTCAAAGAACCCGTTACCTTAGAGACCACCGCGGCCGTCCCGCCTATCCCCTGTTGTCCATGTTCAAAGCCGTCCTGCTCGGACAATGGCACAGCCTCTCCGATCCCGAACTCGAACACAGCCTCATCACCCGCATCGATTTCAACCTGTTTTGCCGTTTTGACGAACTGAGCATCCCCGATTACAGCACCTTATGCCGCTACCGTAACTGGCTGGCGCAAGACGACACCCTGTCCGAATTGCTGGAACTGATTAACTGCCAACTGGCCGAAAAAAACCTAAAAGTAGAGAAAGCATCCGCCGCCGTCATTGACGCCACCATTATTCAGACTGCCGGCAGCAAACAGCGTCAGGCCATAGAAGTCGACGAGGAAGGACAAGTCAGCGGCCAAACCACACCGAGTAAGGACAAAGATGCCCGTTGGACAAAGAAAAACGGCCTCTACAAACTCGGTTACAAACAACATACCCGTACCGATGAGGAAGGCTATATCGAGAAACTGCACATCACTCCTGCCAATACCCATGAGTGCAACCATCTGTCCCCTTTGTTGGAAGGCATTGCCGAAGGTACGACCGTCTATGCCGACAAAGGCTACGACAGCAAGGAAAACCGGCAACATCTGAAAGAGCATCAGTTGTTAGACGGCATTATGCGCAAAGCCTGCCGCAACCGTCCGCTGACGGAAGCGCAAACCAAACGCAACCGATATTTGTCGAAGACCCGTTATGTGGTCGAACAAAGCTTCGGTACGCTGCACCGTAAATTCCGCTACGCCCGGGCAGCCTATTTTGGTCTGCTCAAAGTGAGTGCGCAAAGCCATCTGAAGGCGATGTGTTTGAACCTGTTGAAAGCGGCCAACAGGCTAAGTGTGCCTGTTGCAGCCTAA
- a CDS encoding CysB family HTH-type transcriptional regulator — MKLQQLRYALEVYRHNLNVSEAAEALFTSQPGISKQIRLLEEELGVQIFIRSGKRVVSVSQPGKAVLEIVERILRDVQNIKNIGSEFTDHDSGSLIVATTHTQARYALPLIVAEFVKRYPKVTLTIKQGSPAAIAQMVSNGEADIAIVTERIDEHPELGKLTCYEWNHAVIVPHEHPLLDCKNPLSIEDLASFPLITYEFAFNQGSSIARAFNKARLEQPDVVLSAADTDVLKTYVRLGLGVGLMAKMAYDPENDTDLELVDASHLFESSPTWIAVRKDTYLRGYAYDFIELFAPKLTREVVDRTLYAPVVEDFSI; from the coding sequence ATGAAATTACAGCAATTACGGTATGCATTGGAGGTGTACCGGCATAATCTGAATGTGTCTGAAGCTGCTGAAGCCCTTTTTACCTCCCAGCCGGGTATTTCCAAGCAAATCAGGCTTCTTGAGGAGGAGTTGGGCGTACAGATTTTTATCCGCAGCGGCAAACGCGTGGTTTCTGTGTCGCAGCCCGGCAAGGCTGTGTTGGAAATTGTAGAACGGATTTTGCGCGATGTGCAGAATATTAAAAATATAGGCAGTGAGTTTACTGATCATGACAGTGGTTCGTTGATTGTTGCGACGACTCATACGCAGGCACGTTATGCCCTGCCTTTGATTGTGGCGGAATTTGTCAAACGTTATCCGAAGGTAACACTGACCATCAAGCAGGGCAGTCCTGCGGCCATCGCCCAGATGGTTAGTAACGGAGAGGCGGATATTGCGATTGTAACTGAGCGTATCGATGAGCATCCGGAGTTGGGTAAATTAACTTGTTATGAATGGAATCATGCGGTTATCGTGCCGCATGAACATCCTTTGTTGGATTGTAAAAATCCTTTGAGTATTGAGGATTTGGCCTCTTTTCCCTTGATTACTTATGAATTTGCGTTCAATCAGGGGAGTAGTATTGCCCGGGCTTTTAATAAAGCCAGATTAGAGCAGCCCGATGTTGTGTTGTCGGCAGCGGACACGGATGTTTTAAAGACGTATGTCCGTTTGGGTCTTGGTGTTGGGTTGATGGCGAAGATGGCTTACGATCCTGAGAATGACACAGATCTGGAATTAGTGGATGCCTCGCATTTGTTTGAGTCGTCTCCAACTTGGATTGCCGTTAGGAAAGATACCTATCTTAGGGGTTATGCATATGATTTTATAGAATTGTTCGCGCCTAAGCTGACACGTGAAGTGGTCGATAGGACGCTTTATGCTCCAGTTGTCGAGGACTTTTCTATTTGA
- a CDS encoding c-type cytochrome, whose product MKQLRDSKAQGSALFTLVSGIVIAIAVIYFLIKLAGSGSYADVAQSSETATQTRIQPVGQLTLGDGIPVGERKGDQIFNKICIQCHGADKSVPNAPKIENNGEWAPRIAQGFDTLFQHALNGFNAMPAKGGATDLTDQELKRVITYMANKSGGTFPDPDAAAPADQAASGNAAASAPAAAGSAPAADAPKAEDKGAAAPAASGADGKKVFEATCQACHGGAVPGIPGIGKKDEWASRIKQGKETLHKHAIEGFNAMPAKGGNAGLSDDEVKAAVDYMANQSGAKF is encoded by the coding sequence ATGAAACAACTCCGCGACTCCAAAGCCCAAGGCTCTGCATTGTTTACCCTTGTGAGCGGTATCGTTATTGCCATTGCAGTCATTTACTTCCTCATCAAATTGGCGGGCAGCGGCTCGTATGCAGACGTTGCCCAATCTTCCGAAACCGCCACCCAAACCCGCATCCAGCCCGTAGGACAGCTTACCTTGGGAGACGGCATTCCGGTAGGCGAACGCAAAGGCGATCAGATTTTCAACAAAATCTGTATCCAGTGTCACGGCGCAGACAAATCTGTACCCAACGCGCCAAAAATCGAAAACAACGGCGAATGGGCTCCCCGTATCGCGCAAGGCTTCGATACCCTTTTCCAACACGCTCTGAACGGCTTTAACGCCATGCCTGCAAAAGGCGGCGCAACCGATTTGACCGACCAAGAACTTAAACGCGTCATCACTTACATGGCGAACAAGAGCGGCGGTACCTTCCCTGATCCAGATGCCGCAGCACCTGCCGATCAAGCCGCTTCAGGCAATGCAGCCGCCTCCGCACCGGCCGCTGCCGGCTCTGCCCCCGCAGCAGATGCACCTAAAGCCGAAGACAAAGGCGCAGCCGCTCCTGCAGCTTCCGGCGCAGACGGTAAAAAAGTTTTTGAAGCAACCTGTCAGGCATGTCACGGCGGCGCAGTCCCCGGCATTCCCGGCATAGGTAAAAAAGACGAATGGGCTTCGCGTATCAAACAAGGTAAAGAAACCCTGCACAAACACGCAATCGAAGGCTTCAACGCCATGCCTGCAAAAGGCGGCAACGCCGGCCTGAGCGACGATGAAGTCAAAGCAGCGGTCGACTACATGGCAAACCAATCAGGCGCCAAATTCTGA
- a CDS encoding aromatic amino acid transaminase, whose translation MYRHVEYYPGDPILSLVETFKNDPRPEKVNLSIGIYFDDEGKMPVLESVNRAETARAATPAPSPYLPMEGLNTYRSAVQHLLFGKDNPALAQGRIVTVQTLGGSGALKVGADFLHRWFPAARAYVSDPTWDNHRGIFEGAGFEVGTYPYYDPATVGVKFDEMTAFFNTLPEHSVLILHPCCHNPTGVDMSEQQWDEVLQIIKTRKLIPFMDIAYQGFGGDLDSDAYAIRKAVEMELPLFVSNSFSKNLSLYGERVGGLSVVCPNKEEAELVFGQLKFTVRRIYSSPPAHGAYIAADVMNNPELYALWQNEVYVMRDRIRAMRQKLYDVLTVQIPDRDFTYFIKQRGMFSYTGLSVEQVRRLRDEFAVYLLDSGRMCVAGLNASNIAYVADAFAEVLK comes from the coding sequence ATGTACCGACACGTCGAATATTACCCCGGTGACCCGATTTTAAGTTTGGTCGAAACCTTCAAAAACGACCCGCGCCCCGAAAAAGTCAATTTGAGTATAGGCATTTATTTCGACGACGAAGGCAAAATGCCCGTATTGGAATCCGTGAACCGTGCCGAAACCGCCCGCGCCGCCACGCCTGCACCGTCGCCCTACCTGCCGATGGAGGGCTTGAACACTTACCGCAGCGCGGTGCAGCATTTATTGTTCGGCAAAGACAACCCCGCGCTCGCACAAGGGCGCATCGTTACCGTACAAACTTTGGGCGGCTCAGGCGCGCTCAAAGTCGGGGCGGATTTCCTGCACCGCTGGTTCCCCGCAGCGCGCGCCTACGTCAGCGACCCGACTTGGGACAACCACCGCGGCATTTTTGAAGGCGCCGGTTTCGAGGTCGGCACTTATCCTTATTACGACCCCGCCACCGTCGGCGTCAAATTCGACGAAATGACCGCGTTTTTCAACACCCTGCCCGAACACAGCGTCCTAATCCTACACCCCTGCTGCCACAATCCGACCGGCGTGGATATGTCGGAACAGCAATGGGACGAAGTGTTGCAAATCATCAAAACGCGCAAACTGATTCCGTTTATGGACATCGCCTACCAAGGCTTCGGCGGCGATTTGGACAGCGATGCCTACGCCATCCGCAAAGCGGTGGAAATGGAATTGCCGCTGTTCGTCAGCAATTCCTTCTCGAAAAACCTGTCGCTCTACGGCGAGCGCGTCGGCGGCTTGAGCGTGGTTTGCCCGAATAAAGAAGAAGCGGAATTGGTGTTCGGACAACTCAAATTCACCGTCCGCCGCATCTACTCCAGCCCGCCCGCACATGGCGCCTATATCGCCGCCGACGTGATGAACAACCCCGAGCTTTACGCCTTGTGGCAAAATGAAGTCTATGTCATGCGCGACCGCATCCGCGCCATGCGGCAGAAACTTTACGACGTATTGACCGTCCAAATCCCTGACCGCGATTTCACTTATTTCATCAAACAGCGCGGCATGTTCAGCTACACAGGATTGAGCGTAGAACAAGTCCGCAGGCTGCGCGACGAATTTGCCGTTTACCTGCTGGATTCAGGCAGGATGTGCGTCGCCGGGCTGAATGCTTCGAATATCGCCTATGTTGCCGATGCGTTTGCCGAAGTGCTGAAATAA
- a CDS encoding MetQ/NlpA family ABC transporter substrate-binding protein, with the protein MQVNTFFKTLSAATLAVVLAACGGQKDSAPAASSASPVADNGAAKKEIVFGTTVGDFGDMVKDQIQPALEKKGYTVKLVEFTDYVRPNLALAEGELDINIFQHKPYLDDFKKEHKLDIAETFQVPTAPLGLYPGKLKSLDEVKDGSSVSAPNDPSNFARALVMLNELGWVKLKDGVNPLTASKADIAENPKNIKIVELEAAQLPRSRADVDFAIVNGNYAMSSGMKLTEALFQEPSFAYVNWAAVKTADKDSQWLKDVTEAYNSDEFKAYAHKRFEGYKYPAAWGEDAAVGAKAEAASTASAAK; encoded by the coding sequence ATGCAAGTAAATACTTTTTTTAAAACCCTTTCTGCTGCTACGCTTGCTGTGGTGCTTGCAGCTTGTGGTGGGCAGAAAGATAGCGCACCTGCCGCATCCTCCGCATCACCGGTTGCCGATAATGGCGCGGCGAAAAAAGAGATCGTCTTTGGTACGACCGTTGGCGACTTTGGCGACATGGTCAAAGATCAAATCCAACCTGCGTTGGAGAAAAAAGGCTATACCGTCAAACTGGTTGAGTTTACCGATTACGTCCGTCCTAACCTCGCTTTGGCTGAAGGCGAACTGGATATCAACATTTTTCAACACAAGCCTTATTTGGACGACTTCAAAAAAGAACACAAATTAGATATTGCTGAAACTTTCCAAGTGCCGACTGCGCCTTTGGGCCTGTATCCGGGCAAACTGAAATCTTTGGACGAAGTCAAAGACGGCAGCAGTGTTTCCGCGCCTAACGACCCGTCCAACTTCGCCCGTGCGCTGGTGATGTTGAACGAATTGGGCTGGGTTAAGTTGAAAGACGGCGTTAATCCGCTGACTGCTTCCAAAGCAGACATCGCCGAAAATCCGAAAAACATCAAAATCGTAGAACTTGAAGCCGCGCAACTGCCACGCAGCCGCGCCGATGTTGATTTCGCCATCGTAAATGGCAACTATGCCATGAGCAGCGGTATGAAGCTGACCGAAGCCCTGTTCCAAGAGCCGAGCTTTGCCTATGTTAACTGGGCAGCAGTCAAAACTGCCGATAAAGACAGCCAATGGCTCAAAGATGTAACCGAAGCCTATAACTCCGATGAGTTCAAAGCCTATGCGCACAAACGCTTCGAAGGCTATAAATATCCTGCTGCATGGGGTGAAGATGCAGCTGTCGGTGCAAAAGCCGAAGCAGCCTCTACGGCTTCGGCAGCAAAATAA
- a CDS encoding OmpA family protein, translating to MTKQLKLSALFVALVASGTAMASEPHTKHGYTVSSQSQEVVRNNYGECWKNSYFDKETQGRVECGDREAVAAVQQAPEYVDETVSLSSKTLFGFDKDNLRPEAQENLNALAQRLNNENVQTVRVEGHTDFMGSEEYNQALSERRANVVANYLVGRGIPSSKVSAVGLGESQAQMTATCEAEVAKLGKKVSKAKKRAALIACIEPDRRVDVKIRSTVTKQVAPGQTIEGQGERPAVDEGWIPSPYNGVHGYAKP from the coding sequence ATGACCAAACAGCTGAAATTAAGCGCATTGTTCGTTGCATTGGTTGCTTCCGGCACCGCAATGGCAAGCGAACCGCATACCAAACACGGCTACACCGTAAGCAGCCAGTCTCAAGAAGTTGTCCGCAACAACTATGGCGAATGCTGGAAAAACAGCTATTTCGACAAAGAAACCCAAGGTCGTGTCGAATGTGGCGACCGTGAAGCAGTAGCCGCAGTCCAACAAGCTCCAGAATATGTTGATGAAACCGTATCTCTGTCTTCTAAAACACTGTTCGGCTTCGATAAAGACAACCTCCGCCCTGAGGCTCAAGAGAACCTGAACGCATTAGCCCAACGCCTGAACAATGAAAATGTTCAAACTGTGCGTGTCGAAGGTCACACCGACTTTATGGGTTCAGAAGAGTACAACCAAGCTCTGTCCGAACGCCGTGCAAACGTAGTTGCCAACTACTTGGTTGGCCGTGGTATTCCTTCCAGCAAAGTTTCCGCTGTAGGTCTTGGCGAATCTCAAGCTCAAATGACTGCCACTTGTGAAGCAGAAGTAGCAAAACTGGGCAAAAAAGTATCCAAAGCCAAAAAACGTGCTGCTTTGATTGCATGTATCGAACCTGATCGTCGTGTTGACGTGAAAATCCGCAGCACTGTTACCAAACAAGTTGCCCCAGGTCAAACAATTGAAGGTCAAGGTGAACGTCCTGCAGTAGATGAAGGTTGGATTCCTTCTCCCTACAACGGTGTACACGGTTACGCCAAACCTTAA
- the serS gene encoding serine--tRNA ligase, which produces MLDIQQLRSHTAAVAERLAQRGYEFDTARFNALEEQRKAVQVKTEELQASRNSISKQIGALKGQGKHEEAQAAMDQVAQIKTDLEQAAADLDAVQKELDAWLLSIPNLPHESVPVGKDETENVEVRKVGTPREFDFEIKDHVDLGEPLGLDFEGGAKLSGARFTVMKGQIARLHRALAQFMLDTHTLKHGYTEHYTPYIVDDTTLQGTGQLPKFAEDLFHVTRGGDESKKTQYLIPTAEVTLTNTVADSIVAGSDLPLKLTAHSPCFRSEAGAYGKDVRGLIRQHQFDKVEMVQIVHPEKSYEALEEMVGHAENILKALELPYRVITLCTGDMGFGATKTYDLEVWVPAQNTYREISSCSNCEDFQARRMKARFKDENGKNRLVHTLNGSGLAVGRTLVAVLENHQNADGSINIPAALQPYMGGVEKIEVK; this is translated from the coding sequence ATGTTAGACATCCAACAGCTCCGCAGCCACACCGCAGCCGTCGCCGAACGTTTGGCGCAGCGCGGTTACGAGTTTGATACCGCACGTTTCAATGCCTTGGAAGAGCAGCGCAAAGCCGTCCAAGTGAAAACCGAAGAACTGCAAGCCTCGCGCAACAGCATTTCCAAACAAATCGGCGCATTGAAAGGACAGGGCAAACACGAAGAGGCGCAGGCGGCAATGGATCAAGTCGCCCAAATCAAAACCGATTTGGAGCAGGCCGCCGCCGATTTGGATGCTGTTCAGAAAGAATTGGACGCATGGTTGTTGAGCATTCCCAACCTGCCGCACGAAAGCGTGCCTGTTGGTAAAGACGAAACTGAAAACGTCGAAGTCCGCAAAGTCGGCACCCCGCGCGAATTTGACTTTGAAATCAAAGACCATGTCGATTTGGGCGAACCTTTGGGCTTGGATTTCGAAGGCGGCGCGAAACTCTCCGGCGCGCGCTTTACCGTCATGAAAGGTCAAATCGCCCGCCTGCACCGCGCGCTGGCGCAATTCATGCTCGATACGCACACGCTGAAACACGGCTACACCGAGCATTACACGCCCTACATCGTGGACGACACCACCCTGCAAGGCACGGGCCAACTGCCTAAATTTGCAGAAGATTTGTTCCATGTTACCCGTGGCGGCGACGAGAGCAAAAAAACGCAATACCTGATTCCGACCGCCGAAGTGACGCTGACCAACACCGTTGCCGACAGCATCGTGGCAGGTAGCGACTTGCCGCTGAAGCTGACCGCCCATTCCCCATGTTTCCGCTCCGAAGCGGGTGCATACGGTAAAGACGTGCGCGGTCTGATTCGCCAACACCAATTCGATAAAGTAGAAATGGTGCAAATCGTTCATCCCGAAAAATCATACGAAGCGCTGGAAGAAATGGTCGGTCATGCCGAAAACATCCTGAAGGCCTTGGAGCTGCCCTACCGCGTGATTACCCTGTGTACCGGCGACATGGGCTTCGGCGCGACTAAGACCTATGATTTGGAAGTCTGGGTTCCCGCGCAAAACACCTACCGCGAAATCTCAAGCTGTTCCAACTGCGAAGATTTCCAAGCCCGCCGCATGAAGGCGCGTTTTAAAGACGAAAACGGCAAAAACCGCTTGGTACACACCTTAAACGGCTCCGGCTTGGCAGTCGGCCGTACTTTGGTTGCTGTTTTGGAAAACCATCAAAACGCCGACGGCAGCATCAATATTCCTGCTGCTTTGCAGCCTTATATGGGCGGAGTAGAAAAGATAGAGGTTAAGTAA